One part of the Ziziphus jujuba cultivar Dongzao chromosome 2, ASM3175591v1 genome encodes these proteins:
- the LOC107403470 gene encoding HVA22-like protein e, with protein MGKFWTLLTQLHSVAGPVTMLLYPLYASIVAMETTSKLDDEQWLAYWILYSFITLAEMVLQPILEWIPIWYTVKLIFGLWLVLPQFKGAAFLYDRFVRQQIKKHGFLGHHQQQQHQQPQQQQQQKSSPNGKGKKKFVQFITTKKDEHEAY; from the exons atgggaAAATTTTGGACTTTGCTTACCCAACTTCATTCCGTTGCTGG gCCTGTGACCATGTTACTTTACCCTTT gtATGCATCGATTGTGGCTATGGAGACCACATCAAAACTAGATGATGAGCAGTGGCTTGCTTACTGGATTTTATACTCCTTTATCACTCTCGCGGAAATGGTCCTCCAACCCATTCTTGAGTG GATTCCAATTTGGTACACTGTGAAGCTGATATTTGGGTTATGGTTGGTTCTACCACAATTCAAAGGAGCAGCTTTTCTATATGATAGATTTGTTAGACAGCAAATCAAAAAGCATGGATTTTTGGGCCAtcatcagcagcagcagcatcAGCAGCCacagcagcagcaacagcaaAAATCATCCCCCAATGGCAAAGGAAAGAAGAAGTTTGTGCAGTTTATCACCACCAAGAAA
- the LOC107418024 gene encoding palmitoyl-acyl carrier protein thioesterase, chloroplastic yields the protein MAASNSVRLYVPAGNACKAEKMIMAVSMSGFYNPLNVAVSNYCSKQRRSFCFSVRSASVPSSRKSVGTININGNKVNGISVGENPILGTGGKRISSEILGNGNGGGDDDLHECLLGKFVEKRFVYRQSFIIRSYETGPDGTATMETLMNLLQETALNHVTSSGLAGSGFGATREMSLRKLIWVVTRIHIQVQRYSCWRDIVEIDTWVDAAGKNAMRRDWIIRDYKSKDIIARATSTWVIMNNETRRLSKIPEQVRQEVMPFYLNRSAIHKDKNDIEKIDKITDETIDRIKSGLAPRWSDMDANQHVNNVKYIGWILESVPINVLRDYDLTSMTLEYRRECTQSNLLESLTSPTASVAEDSNNNSINRKPDNEYTHLLRMQDDKAEIIRARTEWHSKQKR from the exons ATGGCGGCATCGAACAGTGTTAGGTTATATGTTCCAGCTGGGAACGCTTGCAAGGCAGAGAAGATGATAATGGCGGTTTCCATGTCAGGTTTTTATAACCCTTTGAATGTTGCAGTCAGTAATTATTGTTCAAAGCAAAGAAGAAGCTTCTGCTTTAGTGTTAGATCAGCGAGTGTTCCTAGCAGTCGGAAAAGTGTGGGAACCATTAATATTAATGGGAATAAAGTGAATGGGATTTCAGTGGGAGAGAATCCAATATTAGGTACGGGTGGGAAAAGAATTAGTAGTGAGATATTAGGAAATGGAAatggtggtggtgatgatgaTCTTCATGAATGTTTGCTCGGAAAGTTTGTTGAGAAACGGTTCGTTTATAGGCAAAGCTTCATTATTAGGTCTTATGAAACTGGTCCTGATGGTACTGCTACCATGGAAACACTCATGAATTTGCTTCAG GAGACAGCGTTGAATCATGTGACAAGCTCAGGGCTAGCGGGGAGTGGATTTGGAGCAACCCGAGAAATGAGCCTCCGGAAACTCATTTGGGTGGTTACCCGTATCCACATTCAAGTACAGAGATATAGTTGCTG GAGAGACATTGTGGAGATAGATACATGGGTTGATGCAGCAGGGAAAAATGCAATGCGAAGGGACTGGATTATCAGGGACTATAAATCTAAAGATATCATAGCTAGAGCAACAAG CACTTGGGTGATCATGAATAATGAAACAAGAAGACTATCTAAGATTCCTGAACAAGTTAGACAAGAGGTTATGCCCTTTTACCTAAACAGATCTGCAATCCACAAAGACAAAAATGACATCGAAAAGATCGACAAGATCACCGATGAAACTATTGATAGAATTAAATCTGGTTTAGCA CCAAGATGGAGCGATATGGATGCCAACCAGCACGTAAACAATGTCAAATACATTGGATGGATTCTGGAG AGTGTGCCAATAAATGTGCTAAGAGATTATGATCTAACAAGCATGACTCTTGAGTATCGCCGAGAATGCACGCAATCCAATTTGCTAGAATCCTTGACGAGTCCAACAGCAAGTGTGGCTGAAGATTCAAACAATAACTCCATCAATCGGAAACCAGACAACGAATATACACACCTACTGAGGATGCAAGATGATAAGGCAGAGATTATACGAGCAAGAACAGAATGGCATTCCAAACAAAAACGATGA
- the LOC107418041 gene encoding heavy metal-associated isoprenylated plant protein 7 isoform X1, which translates to MGEEEKKPEEKKVEEGKTGEAKKPAGEEKKEKKEEEKPAAEEKKTEESKDGKEDKDKDQSAAPAPPPPPKEIVLKVYMHCEGCARKVKRCLKGFEGVEDVMTDCKTHKVIVKGEKADPIQVRDRVQRKSHRQVELLSPIPKPPSEEEKKPEEKPKAEEKKEEPQVITVLLKVHMHCEACAQEIRKRILRMKGVESVEADLKGSQVTVKGVFDPPNLVDYVYKRSGKHAVIVKTEPEKKENKEGKEGGGDNNKEEKKGGGGDKDKKGGEGGGEVTEGNKEKKEGDSEAAAQPAAEGEANPPAAAEETKVVELKRNEYSYYPPRYGMEMYASYHAYPPQIFSDENPNACSVM; encoded by the exons ATGGGAGAG GAGGAAAAGAAGCCAGAAGagaagaaagttgaagaaggaaAAACAGGGGAGGCAAAGAAACCAGCAGGGGAagagaaaaaggagaagaaagaggaagagaaaccaGCTGCTGAGGAGAAGAAAACAGAGGAATCCAAAGATGGAAAAGAAGACAAAGACAAAGACCAATCTGCTGCTCCtgctccaccaccaccaccaaaagAAATCGTTCTCAAAGTCTATATGCATTGTGAAGGCTGTGCTCGTAAAGTTAAGCGGTGCCTTAAAGGATTTGAAG gagttgaagatGTTATGACAGATTGCAAAACTCACAAAGTGATTGTGAAAGGAGAAAAAGCTGATCCTATCCAGGTTCGTGACAGAGTTCAGAGGAAGAGTCACAGACAGGTTGAGCTTCTGTCTCCAATACCAAAACCACCATCTGAGGAAGAGAAAAAACCAGAAGAGAAGCCCAAAgcagaggaaaagaaagaagag CCTCAGGTTATAACAGTGTTGCTTAAAGTTCACATGCATTGTGAAGCTTGTGCACAGGAGATCAGGAAACGTATACTGAGAATGAAAG GAGTGGAATCAGTCGAAGCAGATCTAAAAGGATCCCAAGTGACAGTAAAAGGAGTGTTTGATCCACCGAACCTGGTTGATTACGTGTACAAGAGGAGTGGCAAACATGCGGTGATAGTGAAGACAGAaccagaaaagaaagaaaacaaagaaggcaAAGAAGGTGGTGgtgataataataaagaagagaaaaaaggtGGAGGAGGAGACAAAGATAAAAAAGGTGGTGAAGGTGGTGGTGAAGTTACAGAAGGAaacaaagagaagaaagaaggagaCAGCGAAGCAGCAGCTCAACCAGCAGCAGAAGGTGAAGCAAATCCACCTGCTGCTGCAGAAGAGACCAAGGTGGTGGAGCTGAAGAGGAATGAATATTCCTATTACCCACCAAGATATGGAATGGAGATGTATGCTTCTTACCATGCCTATCCACCTCAGATCTTCAGTGATGAGAATCCTAACGCCTGCTCTGTTATGTAA
- the LOC107418041 gene encoding heavy metal-associated isoprenylated plant protein 7 isoform X2 gives MGEEEKKPEEKKVEEGKTGEAKKPAGEEKKEKKEEEKPAAEEKKTEESKDGKEDKDKDQSAAPAPPPPPKEIVLKVYMHCEGCARKVKRCLKGFEGVEDVMTDCKTHKVIVKGEKADPIQVRDRVQRKSHRQVELLSPIPKPPSEEEKKPEEKPKAEEKKEEVITVLLKVHMHCEACAQEIRKRILRMKGVESVEADLKGSQVTVKGVFDPPNLVDYVYKRSGKHAVIVKTEPEKKENKEGKEGGGDNNKEEKKGGGGDKDKKGGEGGGEVTEGNKEKKEGDSEAAAQPAAEGEANPPAAAEETKVVELKRNEYSYYPPRYGMEMYASYHAYPPQIFSDENPNACSVM, from the exons ATGGGAGAG GAGGAAAAGAAGCCAGAAGagaagaaagttgaagaaggaaAAACAGGGGAGGCAAAGAAACCAGCAGGGGAagagaaaaaggagaagaaagaggaagagaaaccaGCTGCTGAGGAGAAGAAAACAGAGGAATCCAAAGATGGAAAAGAAGACAAAGACAAAGACCAATCTGCTGCTCCtgctccaccaccaccaccaaaagAAATCGTTCTCAAAGTCTATATGCATTGTGAAGGCTGTGCTCGTAAAGTTAAGCGGTGCCTTAAAGGATTTGAAG gagttgaagatGTTATGACAGATTGCAAAACTCACAAAGTGATTGTGAAAGGAGAAAAAGCTGATCCTATCCAGGTTCGTGACAGAGTTCAGAGGAAGAGTCACAGACAGGTTGAGCTTCTGTCTCCAATACCAAAACCACCATCTGAGGAAGAGAAAAAACCAGAAGAGAAGCCCAAAgcagaggaaaagaaagaagag GTTATAACAGTGTTGCTTAAAGTTCACATGCATTGTGAAGCTTGTGCACAGGAGATCAGGAAACGTATACTGAGAATGAAAG GAGTGGAATCAGTCGAAGCAGATCTAAAAGGATCCCAAGTGACAGTAAAAGGAGTGTTTGATCCACCGAACCTGGTTGATTACGTGTACAAGAGGAGTGGCAAACATGCGGTGATAGTGAAGACAGAaccagaaaagaaagaaaacaaagaaggcaAAGAAGGTGGTGgtgataataataaagaagagaaaaaaggtGGAGGAGGAGACAAAGATAAAAAAGGTGGTGAAGGTGGTGGTGAAGTTACAGAAGGAaacaaagagaagaaagaaggagaCAGCGAAGCAGCAGCTCAACCAGCAGCAGAAGGTGAAGCAAATCCACCTGCTGCTGCAGAAGAGACCAAGGTGGTGGAGCTGAAGAGGAATGAATATTCCTATTACCCACCAAGATATGGAATGGAGATGTATGCTTCTTACCATGCCTATCCACCTCAGATCTTCAGTGATGAGAATCCTAACGCCTGCTCTGTTATGTAA